Proteins from a single region of Phycisphaeraceae bacterium D3-23:
- a CDS encoding FAD-dependent oxidoreductase — protein sequence MNALTRSLSRRQFIGHAGGVGLLALLGLPDRQSAYGQPDSEFVFLEAEGFDDHGGWDLDQQSMDQMGSPYLLAHGLGVPVDDARTSVAFPSAGTYRVWVRTRDWVAPWEAPGAPGRFQLLVDGEPLETTFGIEGADWHWQDGGTVAVDGETAVALHDLTGFEGRCEAVLFCKDTAFEPTNELDALMRFRRALLGLPEEPDDGGSFDLVVVGGGIAGTCAALSAARQGLRVALVQDRAVLGGNGSSEVRVWPEGRVQVAPFEHVGDIVQEILPTSPAGHQGTRNGQLAHFYDDDRKLAIVRDEPRITLLNQQRAVRVETEGDTIRAVIIQSTRTGRWTRVAGEFFSDCTGDAVIGHLAGADYEFAPTGNMGNSNLWSVLDADDEQEVLQCECKDKDALSAAFEAGDTEQPFPRCPWAIDLSDKPFPGRANYRGQWGGGDPLSNLGGWFWESGFDKNPIEDIERIRDLNFRAMYGAWDTLKNVDGQYPNHRLGWAAFIAGKRESRRLMGDVVLGAEDFLDGRDYEDKAFPCSWHIDLHVAHPQFDDDLEGEEFISQATTGEGFTYQGPYWAPYRTLYSRNIGNLFMAGRDISVSKEGLGPVRVMRTCGAMGEVVGKAAAICVKQQTTPRGVYAEYLVHLHELMGQPGATRVE from the coding sequence ATGAATGCTTTGACCCGGAGTCTTAGCCGCCGTCAGTTCATCGGACACGCGGGTGGTGTGGGGCTGCTGGCCTTGCTTGGGTTGCCCGATCGGCAAAGCGCCTACGGGCAGCCGGACTCGGAGTTTGTGTTCCTCGAAGCCGAGGGGTTCGACGACCACGGCGGGTGGGACTTGGACCAGCAGTCGATGGACCAGATGGGCTCGCCGTACCTGCTCGCACACGGTTTGGGTGTGCCGGTGGATGATGCGAGGACGTCAGTCGCGTTCCCCTCGGCCGGGACGTATCGCGTCTGGGTGCGGACGCGCGACTGGGTCGCGCCGTGGGAAGCGCCGGGCGCGCCGGGCAGGTTCCAACTGCTTGTTGATGGCGAGCCGCTCGAAACGACTTTCGGCATCGAGGGCGCGGACTGGCACTGGCAGGACGGCGGGACGGTCGCGGTCGATGGCGAAACGGCCGTCGCGCTGCACGACCTCACGGGGTTCGAAGGCCGTTGCGAGGCGGTGCTGTTCTGCAAGGACACGGCGTTTGAGCCGACGAATGAGCTTGATGCGCTGATGCGGTTTCGCCGGGCGCTGCTTGGGCTCCCCGAAGAACCGGACGACGGCGGGTCGTTTGACCTGGTCGTCGTCGGCGGTGGGATCGCCGGGACGTGCGCGGCGCTGTCGGCCGCGCGGCAGGGGCTGCGTGTCGCGCTCGTGCAAGACCGCGCGGTGCTTGGCGGCAACGGCAGCTCGGAGGTGCGGGTTTGGCCCGAGGGCCGGGTCCAGGTCGCGCCGTTCGAGCACGTCGGCGACATCGTCCAGGAGATATTGCCGACCTCGCCTGCCGGGCACCAGGGCACGCGCAACGGCCAGTTGGCACACTTCTACGACGACGACCGCAAGCTCGCGATCGTCCGTGACGAGCCCCGCATCACCCTGCTCAACCAGCAGCGGGCCGTGCGTGTCGAGACCGAAGGCGACACCATCCGCGCCGTCATCATCCAGAGCACGCGGACTGGCCGATGGACCCGTGTCGCGGGCGAGTTCTTTTCCGACTGCACGGGCGACGCGGTGATCGGCCACCTGGCCGGTGCGGACTATGAGTTTGCGCCGACGGGGAATATGGGCAACAGTAACCTGTGGAGCGTGCTCGACGCCGACGACGAACAAGAAGTCCTGCAATGCGAATGTAAGGATAAGGATGCGCTGAGCGCGGCCTTCGAGGCGGGCGACACGGAGCAGCCGTTCCCGCGATGCCCTTGGGCGATCGACCTGAGCGACAAACCGTTCCCCGGCCGGGCCAACTACCGCGGGCAGTGGGGCGGCGGCGACCCGCTCTCCAACCTCGGCGGGTGGTTCTGGGAGAGCGGCTTTGACAAGAACCCGATCGAAGACATCGAACGCATCCGCGACCTGAACTTCCGCGCGATGTACGGCGCGTGGGACACGCTCAAGAATGTCGATGGCCAATACCCCAATCACCGTCTGGGCTGGGCCGCATTTATCGCGGGCAAGCGCGAGTCGCGGCGGTTGATGGGCGATGTGGTGCTGGGGGCCGAAGACTTCCTCGATGGCCGGGACTACGAAGACAAGGCGTTCCCGTGCTCCTGGCACATCGACCTGCACGTCGCGCACCCGCAGTTCGACGACGACCTCGAGGGCGAGGAGTTTATCTCGCAGGCGACGACCGGCGAGGGCTTCACGTACCAGGGGCCGTACTGGGCACCGTACCGTACCCTCTACAGCCGGAACATCGGGAACCTCTTCATGGCTGGGCGGGACATCAGCGTGAGTAAAGAGGGCCTGGGGCCGGTGCGGGTGATGCGGACTTGCGGCGCGATGGGCGAGGTCGTCGGGAAGGCCGCGGCGATCTGTGTCAAGCAGCAGACCACGCCGCGCGGGGTGTATGCGGAATACCTCGTCCACCTGCATGAGCTCATGGGACAGCCCGGCGCGACGCGCGTGGAGTAA
- a CDS encoding 3'(2'),5'-bisphosphate nucleotidase, with protein MLEQELLVAVRAVRRACWVTQKVQSALVSADTLEKKDKSPVTVADFASQAVVCKHLAEHFPLDPVVGEEGADDLRGSEQEELREAVRVVAGQAIGEDASEAAVLSWIDRGAFDPAQAEEKARKRYWTLDPIDGTKGFLRKEHYAVALALIEDGEVVLGVLGCPKMKVGRKQGAIFTAVRGQGAQGLLIDSEEVKGDPITVASRQEVEKARFCESVESGHSSHGDAAEIAKKLGITKEPYRIDSQCKYAAIGKGSASIYLRLPTRKDYEEKIWDHAAGVIVVEEAGGTVTDITGEKLDFSIGRTLRDNKGVVATNGKFHDEVVAAVRAVLKV; from the coding sequence ATGCTTGAACAGGAACTGTTAGTCGCCGTCCGTGCTGTGCGCCGCGCGTGCTGGGTCACTCAGAAGGTGCAATCGGCGCTGGTGTCGGCGGACACGTTGGAAAAGAAAGATAAGAGCCCGGTGACGGTGGCGGACTTCGCCTCGCAGGCGGTGGTGTGCAAGCATCTGGCCGAGCATTTCCCGCTGGACCCGGTGGTGGGGGAGGAAGGGGCGGACGACCTGCGCGGCAGCGAGCAGGAGGAGCTGCGCGAGGCGGTCCGCGTCGTGGCGGGCCAGGCGATCGGCGAGGACGCGAGCGAGGCGGCGGTCCTGAGCTGGATTGACCGCGGCGCGTTTGACCCGGCCCAGGCCGAGGAAAAGGCGCGCAAGCGCTACTGGACTCTCGACCCGATCGACGGGACCAAGGGCTTTTTGCGTAAAGAGCACTACGCCGTTGCGCTCGCGCTGATTGAAGACGGCGAGGTCGTGCTTGGGGTGCTGGGCTGCCCGAAGATGAAGGTCGGGCGCAAGCAGGGCGCGATTTTCACGGCCGTGCGCGGCCAAGGCGCGCAGGGGCTCCTCATCGACAGCGAAGAGGTCAAGGGCGATCCGATCACCGTCGCGTCGCGTCAGGAGGTCGAGAAGGCCCGCTTCTGCGAGTCGGTCGAGTCGGGCCATTCGAGCCACGGCGACGCCGCGGAGATCGCCAAGAAGCTGGGCATCACCAAGGAGCCCTACCGCATCGACAGCCAGTGCAAGTACGCGGCGATCGGCAAGGGCAGCGCGAGCATCTACCTCCGCCTGCCGACGCGCAAGGACTACGAGGAAAAGATCTGGGACCACGCCGCGGGCGTCATCGTCGTCGAGGAGGCCGGCGGTACCGTGACCGATATCACGGGTGAAAAGCTCGACTTCTCGATCGGCCGGACGCTGCGCGACAACAAGGGCGTGGTGGCGACCAACGGCAAGTTCCACGACGAGGTAGTCGCGGCGGTCCGCGCAGTGCTCAAGGTGTAG
- the dnaB gene encoding replicative DNA helicase — translation MSTAQTPRNPNYDKRSERTIDVGKLFDKLPPSAIEAECALLGSMILDWRVCGEVVQIVKSPEDFYKPAHGTIYKALVELYDHVQSIDMVQLAQKLTDQGALDKVGGVDYLIELFESVPSAVSAGHYAQLVREKALVRKLIDASATVMHDCYHTDDPADDLLNKAGQLIFKIQEKRGIDDAADLHALLEETMEKLEAHDGRAVTGIETGFFELDEMTNGLHPGEMTIVAARPSMGKTAFMLNIAEHIATVNKIPVGVFSLEMSKQQLAQRLLCSRSGVDSQKLRKNMLSRDDFGQLQMTVGELAEAPMYIDDTPGLNLMALRAKARRMATEHHIKCLFVDYLQLMSDPGANSRQEEVSSLSRGIKALAREISVPVICLSQLNRAAEQREGHRPRMSDLRESGSIEQDADVVAMVHREDYYHRADPDYEPNHLSEIIIAKQRNGPTGVVKLTFHGPTTRFNNLAAGHGDY, via the coding sequence ATGTCCACCGCACAGACCCCGCGCAACCCGAACTACGACAAGCGCTCCGAGCGCACCATCGACGTGGGCAAGCTCTTCGACAAGCTCCCGCCCAGCGCGATCGAGGCCGAGTGCGCGCTCTTGGGCTCGATGATCCTCGACTGGCGGGTCTGCGGCGAGGTCGTGCAGATCGTCAAGTCGCCCGAGGACTTCTACAAGCCCGCCCACGGCACGATCTACAAGGCACTCGTCGAGCTTTACGACCACGTCCAGTCGATCGACATGGTCCAGCTCGCGCAGAAGCTGACCGACCAGGGGGCGCTCGACAAGGTCGGCGGGGTGGACTACTTGATCGAGCTGTTCGAGTCGGTGCCCTCGGCGGTGAGCGCCGGGCACTACGCGCAGCTTGTGCGCGAGAAGGCGCTGGTGCGCAAGCTGATCGATGCGTCGGCGACGGTGATGCACGACTGCTACCACACCGACGACCCCGCCGACGATCTGCTGAATAAGGCGGGCCAGCTGATCTTCAAGATCCAGGAGAAGCGCGGTATTGATGATGCCGCCGACCTGCACGCCTTGCTCGAAGAGACGATGGAGAAGCTCGAGGCGCATGACGGCCGGGCTGTCACCGGGATCGAGACGGGGTTCTTCGAGCTTGACGAGATGACCAACGGGCTGCACCCGGGCGAGATGACGATCGTCGCGGCTCGGCCGTCGATGGGCAAGACCGCGTTTATGCTGAACATCGCTGAACACATCGCGACGGTGAACAAGATCCCCGTCGGCGTGTTCTCGCTCGAGATGTCCAAGCAGCAGCTTGCGCAGCGTCTGCTTTGCTCGCGCTCGGGCGTGGACTCGCAGAAGCTGCGGAAGAACATGCTTAGCCGCGACGACTTTGGCCAGCTCCAGATGACCGTCGGTGAGCTCGCCGAGGCCCCGATGTACATCGACGACACGCCGGGGCTGAACCTCATGGCCCTGCGTGCCAAGGCCCGTCGGATGGCGACCGAGCACCACATCAAGTGCCTGTTTGTCGACTACCTCCAGCTCATGAGCGACCCCGGCGCGAACTCGCGCCAGGAAGAGGTGTCCAGCTTGTCGCGTGGGATCAAGGCGCTGGCGCGTGAGATCAGCGTGCCGGTGATTTGCTTGAGCCAGCTCAACCGTGCGGCCGAGCAGCGCGAGGGCCACCGCCCGCGCATGAGCGACCTGCGCGAGTCGGGCTCGATCGAGCAGGATGCCGACGTCGTCGCCATGGTCCACCGCGAGGACTACTACCACCGTGCCGACCCGGACTACGAGCCCAACCACCTCTCCGAGATCATCATCGCCAAGCAGCGCAACGGCCCGACCGGCGTCGTAAAGCTGACGTTCCACGGCCCGACGACGCGGTTCAACAACCTCGCCGCCGGCCACGGGGATTACTAG
- a CDS encoding DUF1080 domain-containing protein encodes MRNHPLLAAVTCLLLLPGCAAANADDAVADETTTAESEWTALFDGESLDGWAVRCLPGDVDKVFWSVEDGELVANSMERGDHGYIWLIHEQELTDFELRLKFKADRDSPGNSGIQIRSRWDPDDGEGWLNGPQIDLHPPAPFRTGFIYDETRGHQRWIHPSLPDWNIRRAQAFPPDGAYPEGWRFAYDGDDTFDVWNTLVIRCVGTQITTTLNGLTISDYDGEGVLDDEHHEAADCGMAGQIALQLHANDELHLRFKDIEVREIGEME; translated from the coding sequence ATGCGAAACCACCCGCTACTAGCTGCTGTTACTTGTCTACTCCTCCTCCCCGGCTGCGCCGCCGCGAACGCGGATGACGCGGTCGCCGACGAGACCACCACCGCCGAATCCGAATGGACCGCGCTCTTCGACGGCGAGTCGCTCGACGGCTGGGCGGTCCGCTGCCTGCCCGGCGATGTCGATAAGGTCTTCTGGTCGGTCGAGGACGGCGAGCTCGTCGCCAACTCCATGGAGCGCGGCGACCACGGCTACATCTGGCTCATCCACGAGCAGGAGCTCACCGACTTCGAGCTGCGCCTGAAATTCAAGGCGGACCGCGACAGCCCGGGCAATTCCGGCATCCAAATCCGCAGCCGATGGGACCCCGACGACGGCGAGGGCTGGCTCAACGGCCCGCAGATCGACCTGCACCCGCCCGCGCCGTTCCGCACCGGGTTTATCTACGACGAGACGCGCGGCCACCAGCGCTGGATCCACCCATCACTGCCCGACTGGAACATCCGCCGCGCCCAGGCCTTCCCGCCCGACGGCGCGTACCCCGAGGGCTGGCGGTTCGCCTACGACGGGGACGACACCTTCGACGTCTGGAACACCCTGGTCATCCGCTGCGTCGGCACGCAGATCACCACGACGCTCAACGGGCTCACCATCAGCGACTACGACGGCGAAGGCGTGCTCGACGACGAGCACCACGAAGCCGCCGACTGCGGCATGGCCGGCCAGATCGCGCTGCAGCTGCACGCCAACGACGAGCTGCACCTGCGCTTCAAAGACATCGAAGTGCGCGAGATCGGCGAGATGGAGTAG
- a CDS encoding TlpA disulfide reductase family protein gives MHVRTGIAAAAIAAMTVPALADVGVGDSPEFEFTTLEGVEVSSEDLDGKVVVLDFWATWCGPCIRSFPHMKDLYERYHEMGVDVYGMSIDEERAPLDAFLEENDLPWHIAHDEDAWEGMAADFGVTGIPSIFVFSPEGEVVWAGHPMGLTEEVMDGIAVEYLDAELPTYTYEVVLEMDEVLDEEDGRTYDEGKFLQKIEIELEAGESYQIDMMSDNFDTFVAVHSPSGKVEVNDDGPEGTNSRVAVRAAEAGTYTVYATSFAAGESGGYILRVQHKTLDGADQN, from the coding sequence ATGCACGTGCGTACCGGAATCGCAGCCGCCGCGATCGCGGCGATGACCGTCCCCGCCCTGGCCGATGTCGGCGTGGGCGACTCGCCCGAGTTTGAATTCACCACCCTCGAAGGTGTCGAGGTCAGCAGCGAGGACCTTGATGGCAAAGTCGTCGTCCTCGACTTCTGGGCCACCTGGTGTGGGCCTTGCATCCGCTCGTTCCCGCACATGAAGGACCTCTACGAGCGCTACCACGAGATGGGCGTCGACGTGTACGGCATGTCGATCGACGAAGAACGCGCTCCGCTCGATGCGTTCCTCGAAGAGAACGACCTGCCCTGGCACATCGCGCACGACGAAGACGCGTGGGAAGGCATGGCCGCGGACTTCGGTGTCACCGGCATCCCGAGCATCTTCGTGTTCTCACCCGAGGGCGAAGTGGTCTGGGCCGGCCACCCGATGGGGCTCACCGAAGAGGTGATGGACGGCATCGCGGTCGAGTACCTGGACGCCGAGCTGCCGACGTACACCTACGAGGTCGTGCTGGAGATGGACGAGGTGCTCGACGAGGAGGACGGCCGAACCTACGACGAGGGCAAGTTCCTGCAGAAGATCGAGATCGAGCTGGAAGCGGGCGAGTCCTATCAGATCGACATGATGTCGGACAATTTCGACACCTTTGTCGCGGTGCACAGCCCGTCGGGCAAGGTGGAAGTTAACGACGACGGCCCGGAAGGGACCAACTCCCGCGTGGCGGTCCGCGCGGCCGAGGCCGGGACGTATACGGTCTACGCGACGAGCTTCGCGGCGGGCGAGAGCGGCGGCTACATCCTCCGCGTGCAGCACAAGACGCTCGACGGCGCGGACCAGAACTGA